A genomic stretch from Candidatus Krumholzibacteriia bacterium includes:
- a CDS encoding aminotransferase class I/II-fold pyridoxal phosphate-dependent enzyme, translating into MASRPAPEVHLNLNVRGMRASATLAINERSEELRRQGRDVYRLGLGQSPFPVPEVVIEALRQNAHQKAYLPVRGLRQLRGAVAAYHRRTDGLHCEGNHVLIGPGSKELMFLLQLVYYGDLVIPTPSWVSYAPQAHILGRQVRWLETRASNRWRLTPEELERLGSEDPGRPRIVILNYPSNPTGDTLRTDDLRALARVARKYRMVVVSDEIYGELHHRGQHVSIARYYPEGTIVSAGLSKWCGAGGWRLGTFTFPPGLCWLLDAMAAVASETYTSTSAPIQFAAVRAFEGGLEIEEYLQQSRRVLRALGRALASRLRDAGAEVIDPRGGFYLFPDFCNHREALAARGIRTSRDLCEKLLEETGVAILPGSDFGRPPDELTARLAYVNFDGARAIVAAREVPSDRPLDEEFLDIHCPSTLEAARVMADWLLDGARRDG; encoded by the coding sequence ATGGCGTCGCGTCCCGCTCCCGAGGTCCACCTGAACTTGAACGTGCGCGGGATGCGTGCATCGGCCACGCTCGCGATCAACGAGCGGAGCGAGGAGCTCCGGCGGCAAGGACGTGACGTGTACCGCCTGGGACTCGGCCAGTCGCCCTTTCCCGTGCCCGAGGTGGTGATCGAGGCCCTGCGACAGAACGCCCACCAGAAGGCCTACCTACCGGTGCGCGGGCTCCGCCAGCTCCGCGGAGCCGTGGCGGCCTACCACCGTCGCACCGACGGACTGCACTGCGAAGGCAACCACGTGCTGATCGGGCCGGGCAGCAAGGAGCTCATGTTCCTTCTGCAGCTCGTGTACTACGGCGATCTGGTGATCCCCACACCGAGCTGGGTCAGCTACGCGCCCCAGGCCCACATCCTGGGCCGGCAGGTGCGGTGGCTGGAGACCCGCGCGAGCAATCGCTGGAGGCTCACGCCCGAAGAACTCGAGCGACTTGGGTCCGAGGACCCCGGCCGGCCGCGGATCGTCATCCTGAACTACCCCAGCAACCCAACGGGCGACACGCTCCGCACCGACGACCTGCGCGCCCTGGCCCGGGTGGCCCGGAAGTACCGCATGGTCGTGGTGAGCGACGAGATCTACGGCGAACTGCACCACCGTGGACAGCACGTGTCGATCGCGCGCTACTACCCCGAGGGCACGATCGTCAGTGCGGGACTGTCGAAGTGGTGTGGTGCCGGCGGCTGGCGGCTCGGGACCTTCACCTTCCCGCCGGGTCTCTGCTGGCTGCTCGACGCCATGGCCGCCGTCGCGAGCGAGACCTACACGTCGACCTCGGCGCCGATCCAGTTCGCCGCGGTGCGGGCCTTCGAGGGCGGGCTCGAGATCGAAGAGTACCTGCAGCAGAGCCGGAGGGTCCTGCGCGCGCTCGGCCGGGCCCTGGCCAGCCGGCTCCGCGACGCCGGCGCCGAGGTCATCGATCCCCGCGGCGGTTTCTATCTGTTCCCCGACTTCTGCAACCACCGCGAGGCCCTGGCGGCGCGTGGCATCCGCACGAGCCGCGACCTGTGCGAGAAGCTGTTGGAGGAGACCGGAGTGGCGATCCTGCCGGGAAGCGACTTCGGGCGTCCGCCCGACGAACTGACCGCTCGACTGGCCTACGTGAACTTCGACGGCGCGCGCGCCATCGTCGCTGCCCGTGAGGTCCCGAGTGACCGCCCCCTCGACGAAGAGTTCCTCGACATCCACTGCCCGTCGACCCTCGAGGCCGCGCGTGTGATGGCGGACTGGCTGCTCGACGGAGCTCGCCGCGATGGCTGA
- a CDS encoding aminotransferase class I/II-fold pyridoxal phosphate-dependent enzyme, whose protein sequence is MSLEKLNAGLARDVEALAAEGRAKAPERVLSGYVPPRDGRGPRYRIEGNDQEFLRMNSNSYLSLSHDERLLHRADVAAKDFGVGPGAVRFIDGTFTPHVALERRVAAFCGKPAAKIFNSAYTSNLGLALAIQNRQTYWIGDELNHNCIIRAMRIANVPRENKAIYRHNDMAHLEECVEQVPDGIERVVVIFDGVFSMRGDTAPLDEIDAILAPHRDRFAEGLITVVDDSHGIGAYGQTGRGTEEYAGAKADVVVGTFGKAFGVNGGFVASSSEVVEAVRQKADTYIYTNPLSAADCAAAIEALDITDSDEGRQRLRHLHDRIAQFRAGIGSLGMESIPGPHPVVPLLVRDTDRTRAMVGAFFEHGVLVVGLTFPVVPKGDETIRFQVNAAHTEADVDEVLRVLERIR, encoded by the coding sequence ATGTCGCTCGAGAAGCTCAACGCCGGTCTGGCCCGGGATGTCGAAGCGCTCGCCGCCGAGGGTCGCGCCAAGGCGCCCGAGCGTGTCCTGAGCGGATACGTGCCGCCCCGCGACGGCCGCGGTCCGCGCTATCGGATCGAGGGCAACGACCAGGAGTTCCTGCGCATGAACTCCAACAGCTATCTGTCGTTGAGCCACGACGAGCGATTGCTCCACCGGGCGGACGTCGCCGCCAAGGACTTCGGTGTGGGTCCCGGTGCGGTTCGCTTCATCGACGGGACGTTCACCCCGCACGTCGCGCTCGAGCGCCGGGTGGCCGCCTTCTGCGGCAAACCGGCCGCGAAGATCTTCAACTCGGCCTACACGAGTAATCTGGGGCTCGCATTGGCCATCCAGAACCGCCAGACCTACTGGATCGGCGACGAGCTCAACCACAACTGCATCATTCGTGCAATGCGCATCGCCAATGTCCCGCGCGAGAACAAGGCGATCTACCGCCACAACGACATGGCGCACCTCGAGGAATGCGTGGAGCAGGTGCCCGACGGGATCGAGCGCGTGGTCGTGATCTTCGACGGAGTGTTCAGCATGCGGGGCGACACCGCCCCGCTCGACGAGATCGACGCGATCCTCGCGCCGCACCGTGATCGCTTCGCCGAGGGGTTGATCACGGTGGTCGACGACTCGCACGGAATCGGCGCCTACGGGCAGACCGGTCGCGGCACCGAGGAGTACGCCGGGGCGAAGGCCGACGTCGTCGTGGGCACCTTCGGCAAGGCCTTCGGGGTGAACGGCGGCTTCGTCGCGAGCAGTTCCGAGGTGGTCGAGGCCGTGCGCCAGAAGGCCGACACCTACATCTACACCAACCCGCTCAGCGCAGCCGATTGCGCGGCGGCGATCGAGGCCCTCGACATCACCGACAGCGACGAAGGCCGGCAGCGTCTGCGACACCTGCACGATCGGATCGCCCAGTTCCGTGCGGGCATCGGGTCGTTGGGTATGGAGTCGATCCCGGGTCCGCACCCCGTGGTTCCGTTGCTCGTGCGCGACACCGACCGGACACGGGCGATGGTCGGCGCGTTCTTCGAGCACGGCGTGCTCGTGGTGGGGCTGACCTTCCCGGTGGTGCCCAAGGGCGACGAGACCATCCGCTTCCAGGTCAACGCGGCCCACACCGAGGCCGACGTCGACGAGGTCCTGCGGGTGCTCGAGCGGATCCGCTGA